One region of Bactrocera neohumeralis isolate Rockhampton chromosome 5, APGP_CSIRO_Bneo_wtdbg2-racon-allhic-juicebox.fasta_v2, whole genome shotgun sequence genomic DNA includes:
- the LOC126759399 gene encoding myb-like protein U, producing MHCQFVCMLHILVVVLVVEFNAVVVGRDVVLTPKYGLQLNGKNIFYDEEDNGSGAQNQSLLRPWERTLKHVTYVTLFANDKADAATGNFSQQNAYNNFLHSPYLPQHGVFDTRFGDIVTLASGHLEKIGNDSFRFVEGQCGYDCEGDHVWALWQVQKIRHRDINRKFRYEMKFSVSPLRAESVGNVKRKAESDSNNSKSSTLQTYIQRDDDYPHTFGRIFYNDDSRFPDRRFDDVTGRNFMLGSVNQHRPATPMPQPTFLQSIYQPSPHFPSPDKLNIGEYIKDYPIKTAPKIKVFPNLLSTVSRNYYPAPTTYRPNYQTKFPRPELYPPTLEHETIKFPTNSNELNLADGVGKLSTPVVTHHFHHHFYMTSTTSTENELSSAEKPLNKQTNSHKSIISETTVPTSFNNYYNTGLKNSFQQGPQTVNPTNFPKTDTEVRKEHVVQVTPVAPLKRPYIYQMYQIPIDSKVPLLIYPGPVVEDELPLPRNKPFVQSEPMDENPIRYSEPDPLYLNLAHNPPLDGQSYELGASQLESPKLNQYTEYPDIDINPVKSRKVVRPYSTATQLPSPDSDQDERIPYEDESQEVDKQKIDLEQKSSQKDLQISFKNKQLNSNTETQMTSSTTASLIVADSSTPPATTTNTTTLSPTTKELLATTIPSLLTIALQTTKTMLSSTTAMPSTTSIDDATLPPKQGTQNFISTSTSETPSLRAISRYRLKHVRPSTTSTEQPVLKWKPRRKHSSKQSSPNNDVKPNSEINPAKENSAKTDKKRVLKEQNQRHENQLSTGLANNSTDAANNNRLPKKSSEVIEVLTQKSVSKSVSIKVGSNGEEIPVIVDDSDHGENEVKTE from the exons ATGCATTGCCAATTTGTCTGTATGTTGCATATTCTCGTGGTTGTGTTGGTGGTGGAA tttAACGCCGTCGTTGTAGGACGCGACGTAGTGCTCACCCCTAAATATGGTCTACAGctgaatggaaaaaatattttttatgacgaAGAAGATAACGGAAGTGGAGCGCAAAATCAATCGCTCCTGCGGCCATGGGAACGTACACTCAAACACGTGACGTACGTTACACTTTTCGCGAACGACAAAGCTGATGCTGCTACCGGGAATTTCAg TCAGCAAAACGCCTACAACAACTTTCTGCATTCCCCTTACCTGCCGCAACACGGTGTTTTTGACACACGGTTTGGAGATATTGTTACGCTTGCAAGTGGACATCTTGAGAAAATAGGCAACGACTCTTTCCGGTTCGTGGAAGGACAATGTGGTTATGACTGTGAGGGCGATCATGTGTGGGCTTTGTGGCAAGTTCAGAAGATACGACATCGTGATATCAATCGAAAATTTCGTTATGAAATGAAATTCAGTGTGAGTCCGTTGCGTGCCGAAAGTGTGGGTAATGTTAAAAGAAAAGCGGAATCtgacagcaacaatagcaaaagtAGTACgttgcaaacatatatacaacgAGATGATGACTATCCACATACATTTGGGAGAATATTCTACAACGATGACTCACGATTTCCAGATCGGCGGTTTGACGATGTCACAGGTAGAAATTTTATGCTTGGATCCGTGAATCAGCACCGGCCGGCGACACCTATGCCCCAACCGACTTTTTTGCAAAGCATCTACCAGCCATCTCCACACTTCCCTTCGCCAGACAAATTAAATATTGGGGAGTATATAAAAGATTACCCAATTAAGACTGCACCAAAGATAAAAGTATTTCCGAATTTACTGAGTACGGTAAGCCGGAATTATTATCCCGCACCCACCACATATAGACCCAATTACCAAACGAAATTTCCACGCCCAGAACTATATCCACCCACATTGGAGCATGAAACCATAAAATTTCCAACGAATTCTAACGAGTTAAATTTGGCTGATGGCGTTGGTAAATTATCTACACCTGTGGTCACGCATCACTTCCACCATCACTTTTATATGACGAGCACTACAAGTACCGAAAATGAGCTCAGTAGTGCTGAAAAGCCTCTTAATAAGCAAACTAACTCACATAAAAGCATAATAAGCGAAACCACGGTACCTACATCTTTCAATAACTATTACAATACGGGCTTGAAAAACAGCTTCCAACAGGGTCCCCAGACAGTAAACCCCACAAATTTTCCTAAAACGGATACAGAGGTGCGCAAGGAGCATGTAGTGCAAGTCACACCAGTAGCGCCATTGAAGAGGCCATACATTTATCAGATGTATCAGATACCGATTGACTCAAAAGTTCCTCTACTCATTTATCCAGGACCTGTAGTGGAGGATGAACTACCTTTACCACGTAATAAACCCTTTGTACAAAGCGAACCGATGGATGAAAATCCCATACGATATTCTGAACCTGATCCACTTTACCTaaacctagcgcacaaccctcCCCTTGACGGACAATCTTACGAACTGGGCGCATCTCAATTGGAGTCGCCAAAACTGAATCAATACACAGAATATCCAGATATCGACATAAATCCTGTGAAAAGCAGAAAAGTAGTAAGGCCCTACTCGACAGCTACGCAATTGCCCTCACCTGATAGTGATCAGGATGAGCGCATACCATACGAAGATGAATCACAGGAGGTTGATaagcaaaaaatcgatttagaaCAGAAATCAAGCCAAAAAGACCTGCAAATATCGTTCAAAAATAAGCAGCTTAACTCAAACACTGAAACGCAAATGACCAGCAGCACGACGGCGAGCCTAATAGTAGCTGACAGCAGTACGCCCCcagcaactacaacaaacacGACCACTCTTTCACCCACTACAAAAGAGTTGCTTGCAACAACGATTCCTTCCTTACTGACAATTGCTTTGCAGACAACGAAAACGATGCTTTCATCCACAACTGCAATGCCATCCACGACATCCATCGACGATGCCACGCTTCCGCCCAAGCAAGGCACACAAAACTTTATTTCTACTTCTACATCAGAGACGCCTTCACTACGCGCGATCAGCCGCTATCGACTGAAACATGTGCGTCCCTCTACAACAAGCACCGAGCAGCCGGTGCTGAAGTGGAAACCTCGACGTAAACATTCATCGAAACAGTCTTCGCCAAATAATGACGTGAAACCGAACTCAGAAATCAATCCCGCGAAGGAAAACTCAGCTAAAACAGATAAAAAACGTGTGTTGAAAGAGCAAAATCAGAGACATGAAAATCAGTTGTCCACTGGATTAGCGAACAATTCAACCGACGCTGCCAATAACAACCGGCTCCCAAAAAAAAGTAGTGAGGTAATCGAAGTGCTTACTCAAAAATCAGTTAGCAAGTCGGTGAGCATCAAAGTCGGTAGCAATGGTGAGGAAATACCAGTTATCGTTGATGACAGTGATCATGGTGAGAATGAGGTGAAAACagaataa